TACTATGGAGACAATATGGTGTTGATGGGGGTGAAAGTTTTGGCAGAAAGGACGCAAAATATTTGCATCCTTCAAATGTGtaccaaaattttgaaaaagaggtaagttattatttttacatattatgataATAATCTGGCTTATTCTTCAATCTATTCGAACGCCTCAATGGTGCTTGAGGAAGTGCTGCAGGTGGTCCATTTATGACAGGTGGGAGTGCTGCGGGTGGTCCATTTATTACGGGTGGGAGTGCTGCAGGTGGTCCATTTATAACGGGTGGGAGTGCTACGGGTGGTCCATTTATAACGGGTGGGAGTGCTGCAGGTGGTCCATTTATGACGGGTGGGAGTGCTGCGGGTGGTCCATTTATAACAGGTGGGAGTGCTACAGGTGGTCCATTTATTACGGGTGGGAGTGGTCCCAGTGCTCCAATGATAACAGGTAGGAGTGGTGCAGGTGGTCCATTTATAACAGGAGTGGGGTTTTGCATATCATCATACATCTGTCGAAGTCCTCGATAGAATTGAAAAATAAGCCCCACTCCTGCTATAATCAGTACAAATATTGCATGCATCCAATCTACAATAATTAATTAACTTATATTAGAGAGGTAATAATTTAATAACCTTAGGTGATGTTTCTAATTGTGATTGCTTTAATGAAAATAGAACACATTTAATTAGATCACTATGGTGTAGTTAGTTCAAATTCTTCAATCCCCCTACTCCCCCTCATTCTCTCCGAAAAGTCACGCTGCCTTACATTTCTCCTCAAATACTGCCTCCTGCGCCTCTTCATCAATAATTTAAC
The window above is part of the Mytilus edulis chromosome 6, xbMytEdul2.2, whole genome shotgun sequence genome. Proteins encoded here:
- the LOC139526731 gene encoding U1 small nuclear ribonucleoprotein C-like, whose translation is MYDDMQNPTPVINGPPAPLLPVIIGALGPLPPVINGPPVALPPVINGPPAALPPVINGPPAALPPVINGPPVALPPVINGPPAALPPVINGPPAALPPVINGPPAALPQAPLRRSNRLKNKPDYYHNM